One stretch of Halapricum desulfuricans DNA includes these proteins:
- a CDS encoding PRC-barrel domain-containing protein, producing the protein MAVDRETPPSEITTLVGREVYSNNGVFVGEIEDLRLDLATENVTGLALHQLNQELFDQEINRSRGVIVPYRWVQAVGDIVIVNDIVEGLKRPGEDESDDEVVA; encoded by the coding sequence ATGGCTGTCGACAGAGAGACTCCCCCGTCGGAGATCACGACGCTGGTCGGTCGCGAGGTCTACTCGAACAACGGCGTTTTCGTCGGCGAGATCGAAGACCTGCGGCTCGACCTCGCGACCGAGAACGTCACCGGGCTGGCGCTGCACCAGCTCAACCAGGAACTGTTCGATCAGGAGATCAACCGGTCGCGCGGCGTCATCGTGCCCTATCGCTGGGTACAGGCCGTCGGCGACATCGTCATCGTCAACGACATCGTCGAGGGACTCAAGCGTCCCGGCGAAGACGAGTCCGACGACGAGGTCGTCGCCTGA
- a CDS encoding DHH family phosphoesterase translates to MSTGTTMASMSSYAILGCGSVGHAVAEELVEEGKDVLILDKDDGRVEALRDQDLNAQVSDIRDSEIIEHVEGRDAVLILSSDVEANKAATETLRGAETDHFIVARASDPVSADELTELGADVVINPSAVIADSALRSLETGELEHRAEQLAALIDGTESRLAILIHRGPDPDSIASAAALQAIAEHRDIEADIVYEGEIGHHENRAFVNLLGIELVSRNEVDFERYDTVALVDYSKTGDTELMPETDVDIVIDHREPDADIETDFSDIRPNVSATSTILTKYVQEFDLNLSQEVATALLYGIRAETLDFKRDTTPADLTAAAYLYPFADHDTLEQVESPSMSPETLDVLAEAIRNRDVRGSHLISNAGFIRDREALTQAAQQLLNLEGITTTAVFGIVDDTIYLAARSKDIRLNIGNVLGDAFSDIGESAGHSTDASVEIPLGIFTGIESTEDNRDLLLSLTEEAVKTKLFEAMGVESSGDGSNGS, encoded by the coding sequence ATGAGTACCGGGACTACGATGGCGTCGATGTCCTCGTATGCCATTCTCGGCTGCGGGAGCGTGGGGCACGCGGTGGCCGAGGAACTCGTCGAGGAGGGCAAGGACGTGCTCATCCTCGACAAGGACGACGGGCGGGTCGAGGCGCTCCGGGATCAGGACCTCAACGCGCAGGTCAGCGACATCCGCGATTCCGAAATCATCGAGCACGTCGAGGGGCGCGACGCGGTGTTGATCCTCTCCTCGGACGTCGAGGCGAACAAGGCGGCAACGGAGACGCTCAGAGGGGCCGAGACCGATCACTTCATCGTCGCTCGAGCGTCCGATCCGGTCTCCGCCGACGAACTGACCGAACTGGGAGCCGACGTCGTCATCAACCCCTCGGCAGTGATCGCCGACTCGGCGCTTCGATCGCTTGAGACCGGCGAACTCGAACACCGGGCCGAACAGCTGGCGGCACTCATCGACGGCACCGAATCGCGGCTCGCGATCCTGATCCATCGCGGTCCGGACCCGGACTCGATCGCAAGCGCCGCGGCGCTGCAGGCGATCGCCGAACATCGGGATATCGAGGCCGACATCGTCTACGAGGGCGAGATCGGCCACCACGAGAACCGGGCGTTCGTCAACCTGCTCGGGATCGAACTCGTCTCGCGAAACGAGGTCGATTTCGAGCGGTACGATACCGTCGCGCTGGTCGATTACTCCAAGACCGGCGACACGGAGTTGATGCCCGAGACGGACGTCGACATCGTCATCGATCACCGCGAACCGGACGCCGACATCGAGACTGATTTCTCGGACATCCGCCCGAACGTCTCGGCCACCTCGACGATCCTCACGAAGTACGTCCAGGAATTCGATCTAAATCTCAGTCAGGAAGTCGCGACCGCACTGCTGTACGGCATCCGCGCGGAGACGCTGGATTTCAAGCGCGACACCACGCCAGCAGACCTGACGGCCGCGGCATATCTGTATCCCTTCGCCGATCACGACACGCTCGAGCAGGTCGAATCGCCGTCGATGAGTCCCGAGACGCTAGACGTGCTCGCCGAGGCGATTCGCAACCGCGACGTCCGGGGGAGCCACCTGATCTCGAACGCGGGATTCATCCGCGACCGGGAGGCGCTGACTCAGGCCGCCCAGCAACTGCTCAACCTCGAGGGGATCACGACGACGGCCGTCTTCGGGATCGTCGACGACACGATCTACCTCGCCGCGCGCTCGAAGGACATCCGACTGAACATCGGAAACGTCCTCGGCGACGCCTTTTCGGATATCGGCGAGTCGGCCGGTCACTCGACCGACGCGAGCGTCGAGATCCCGCTGGGCATTTTCACCGGCATCGAATCGACCGAGGACAACCGCGACTTGTTGCTGTCGCTGACCGAAGAAGCCGTCAAGACGAAGCTGTTCGAGGCGATGGGCGTCGAGAGCAGCGGTGACGGTTCGAACGGGAGCTAG
- a CDS encoding RNA methyltransferase has product MISVAVVDAETPGNVGTIARSMKNFGLEELLLVNPPELDPDGEAYGFAGQAREDVLPNAREVTFEHLVENYHTVGCTAVTNEDARKHVRYPFRTPRELADSLADVRADTCLVFGRESVGLTNAELAELDEVCSIPASEAYPVLNLGQAATIVLYEMRSLTLESTQLPDPTHDRASERGIEGLHDQFGTFLETIDHPDEKRDKAGRLFRRLIGRAHPTDREAVTLRGIFRRAQQRIDRRERD; this is encoded by the coding sequence ATGATCAGCGTCGCCGTCGTCGACGCCGAGACGCCGGGCAACGTCGGCACGATCGCCCGCTCGATGAAGAACTTCGGCCTCGAGGAGCTGTTGCTCGTGAACCCGCCGGAGCTGGATCCGGACGGCGAGGCCTACGGGTTCGCCGGGCAGGCCCGCGAGGACGTCCTCCCGAACGCCCGGGAAGTCACCTTCGAGCACCTCGTCGAGAACTACCACACGGTGGGCTGTACGGCGGTCACCAACGAGGACGCTCGCAAGCACGTCCGGTACCCCTTCCGGACGCCCCGAGAGCTGGCCGACAGCCTCGCGGATGTCCGGGCCGACACCTGTCTCGTCTTCGGCCGCGAGAGCGTCGGGCTCACCAACGCGGAACTGGCCGAACTCGACGAAGTGTGCTCGATCCCCGCCTCCGAGGCGTACCCCGTTTTGAACCTCGGACAGGCCGCGACGATCGTCCTCTATGAGATGCGCTCGCTGACCCTCGAATCGACCCAGCTCCCCGACCCGACTCACGACCGGGCGAGCGAACGCGGGATCGAGGGGTTGCACGACCAGTTCGGGACGTTTCTCGAGACGATTGATCACCCCGACGAGAAGCGCGACAAGGCCGGCCGGCTCTTCAGACGACTGATCGGCCGCGCGCATCCGACCGACCGGGAAGCAGTCACGCTCAGAGGGATCTTCCGGCGTGCACAGCAGCGGATCGACAGACGCGAAAGAGACTAG